The following are encoded together in the Coturnix japonica isolate 7356 chromosome 8, Coturnix japonica 2.1, whole genome shotgun sequence genome:
- the LOC107317781 gene encoding granulocyte colony-stimulating factor receptor-like, with amino-acid sequence MARSAPQHLDLQQLVVPTLPVAEGAETTVGSAPTTTIHWQQQTELQDVHCEERHKAAGAAEWHVTAWDSAVQHGHQLQSATCYVFQARCRLSAAGSPWSAWGPSFTYSTPEAAPAAAPDVWRRLGRLFPNGSHEVTVLIKPPRDAGAPILGYMVWAGASRPVCNTSSTACSLLLPPALRDLRVTAYNARGASSPARLTLRRDPSPEAFPPPLAVDVQRENQSTISVAWQPPRHSGTPPLCFIVEWVCTALYSHEEEFFWKKVPGQDTHTYIQEDTAAGSHINVSVYAVYPDGASKPSSGHVSSEDQMLGIIYQEDLHDADIRFPLGMAVTMVILSVVLVILMFKKPARKRYHFCHTFFPLISNSCFFSGIFYH; translated from the exons ATGGCACGCTCAGCCCCTCAGCACCTcgacctgcagcagctgg TGGTGCCCACTTTGCCTGTGGCCGAGGGCGCGGAGACGACTGTGGGGTCAgctcccaccaccaccatccatTGGCAACAGCAGACGGAGCTGCAGGACGTGCACTGCGAGGAGCGGCACAAGGCTGCGGGTGCTGCAGAGTGGCAT GTGACAGCATGGGACAGTGCAGTGCAGCATGGACACCAGCTTCAGAGTGCAACCTGCTACGTGTTCCAGGCTCGGTGCCGGCTCAGCGCTGCTGGCAGCCCCTGGAGTGCTTGGGGCCCGTCCTTCACCTACAGCACACCTGAGGCTG CCCCCGCGGCGGCTCCCGACGTATGGCGGCGGCTGGGCCGGCTGTTTCCCAACGGCAGCCACGAGGTGACAGTCTTGATCAAG CCGCCCCGCGATGCCGGCGCCCCCATCCTGGGTTACATGGTGTGGGCTGGAGCCTCGCGTCCCGTCTGCAACACGTCGAGCACCGcctgcagcctcctcctgcctccagcGCTGCGCGACCTCCGCGTCACCGCATACAACGCCCGGGGGGCGTCCAGCCCCGCCCGCCTGACGCTCCGCCGGGACCCCAGCCCGGAAG ccttccCACCACCCCTGGCTGTGGATGTGCAGCGTGAGAACCAGAGCACCATCTCCGTGGCCTGGCAGCCCCCCCGGCACAGCGGGACCCCCCCACTCTGCTTCATAGTGGAGTGGGTTTGTACAGCTCTGTACAGCCACGAGGAAGAGTTCTTTTGGAAGAAAGTCCCAGGCCAGGACACCCACACCTACATCCAAG aggacacagcagcaggaagccacATCAATGTGTCAGTGTATGCAGTCTACCCAGATGGAGCAAGCAAGCCAAGCTCTGGCCACG tttcttcagAGGACCAGATGTTGGGCATCATCTACCAGGAGGATTTGCATG ATGCTGACATCAGGTTTCCCCTGGGAATGGCCGTCACCATGGTCATATTATCGGTGGTTCTGGTGATTCTGATGTTTAAAAAACCAGCTCGAAAAAGGTATCACTTTTGTCAcacatttttcccccttatttccaactcatgctttttttctggtatATTTTACCACTAA